The following proteins come from a genomic window of Lachnoclostridium phytofermentans ISDg:
- a CDS encoding type 2 periplasmic-binding domain-containing protein: protein MINKKFKKVVSMLLVGAMVVSMAACGKKGDDNNKGNQSKDGDNNNKVEATKAPAPENEETVKSLAEYPKVDSFNYYSIGAGITDEEFNALDLAKLVEDQTGYKVTYSQSPADPMDAQTAITNIFMLKQDYQAVKVGKDQFYTLLAMGALKPITKYIEGSTNLKDQISEFGWGTASKDGEIYAIPQKNAFASTAVGICYRKDWLEEYNVANPSAQIPVPSEENGYSMSLTDYKTMLTYFATKVPAGGYAMAVDTNVVYMENILPAFGIYHEWADINGQLTYVVNQPGFAEYAAYMEDLYDNGLILYQATSDDAGAVKSLQSRTAGAGRIAHWNAFAIETTNAKEGTDLSTYTDDSIGYISALVPDDCKGDKSKVRVFAAEGYVYYTVIPNFATEEQAAAYVDFADKKLDKDFFLKLVLGTEGDTYSIVDGQYYPILPAFNDKQGFSDKFIDGTRENDYAAYWLCRVRKTAAQEKMFSQSNYNVGATGIQNPVTVMPPNEAYDTYYNAANIEVKNAIVISMFQKDVPFDLAAIQAKFDEYEGKAVTESVNNWYGSWDLKDQFNTVRAR, encoded by the coding sequence ATGATCAACAAGAAATTTAAAAAAGTTGTTTCTATGCTCTTAGTTGGCGCAATGGTAGTTTCTATGGCAGCCTGCGGTAAAAAGGGTGATGATAACAACAAGGGAAATCAAAGTAAAGATGGAGACAACAATAATAAGGTTGAGGCAACTAAAGCTCCTGCTCCAGAGAATGAGGAAACTGTAAAATCTTTAGCAGAGTATCCTAAGGTGGATTCCTTTAATTACTACAGTATTGGTGCTGGTATTACGGATGAAGAGTTCAACGCACTTGATTTAGCAAAGTTAGTGGAAGATCAAACCGGATACAAGGTTACCTATTCTCAGTCCCCTGCTGATCCAATGGACGCACAGACTGCAATCACTAACATCTTTATGTTAAAGCAGGACTATCAGGCAGTAAAGGTTGGTAAGGATCAATTCTATACATTATTGGCTATGGGTGCATTAAAACCTATTACTAAGTATATTGAAGGTTCTACAAACTTAAAAGATCAGATCTCTGAATTTGGTTGGGGAACTGCATCCAAAGATGGTGAAATTTACGCAATCCCACAGAAAAATGCTTTCGCAAGTACTGCTGTTGGTATTTGTTATCGTAAGGATTGGTTAGAGGAATACAATGTAGCAAATCCAAGTGCTCAGATTCCAGTTCCATCCGAAGAAAATGGATATTCCATGTCATTAACAGATTATAAAACAATGTTAACATACTTTGCTACAAAGGTTCCAGCAGGCGGATATGCTATGGCGGTTGATACTAATGTCGTTTACATGGAAAACATCTTACCAGCATTCGGTATCTATCATGAGTGGGCAGACATTAATGGACAACTTACTTATGTAGTAAATCAGCCAGGCTTTGCAGAATATGCAGCTTATATGGAAGACCTTTATGACAACGGCTTAATTCTTTACCAAGCAACTTCTGATGATGCTGGTGCAGTGAAATCACTTCAGTCTAGAACTGCAGGTGCTGGACGTATTGCTCACTGGAATGCATTTGCAATCGAAACTACAAATGCAAAAGAAGGAACAGATCTTTCTACCTATACAGATGATAGCATTGGCTATATCTCCGCACTTGTTCCAGATGATTGCAAGGGTGATAAGAGTAAGGTTAGAGTTTTTGCAGCAGAAGGTTATGTTTACTACACTGTAATTCCAAACTTTGCTACAGAGGAACAGGCAGCAGCTTATGTTGATTTTGCAGATAAGAAATTAGATAAAGATTTCTTCCTTAAGTTAGTACTTGGTACAGAAGGTGATACTTATAGCATCGTGGATGGTCAGTACTATCCAATTCTTCCAGCTTTCAATGATAAGCAGGGATTCTCTGATAAGTTCATTGATGGTACAAGAGAAAATGACTATGCAGCATACTGGTTATGCCGTGTTAGAAAGACAGCAGCACAGGAGAAGATGTTTAGTCAATCTAACTACAATGTTGGTGCAACAGGTATCCAAAACCCTGTTACTGTAATGCCTCCAAACGAAGCTTATGACACATATTATAATGCAGCAAATATTGAAGTTAAGAATGCAATTGTAATCTCTATGTTCCAAAAGGATGTTCCATTTGATTTAGCAGCAATTCAGGCTAAGTTTGATGAGTATGAAGGTAAGGCTGTTACAGAATCAGTAAACAACTGGTATGGATCTTGGGATTTAAAAGATCAGTTTAATACAGTAAGAGCTAGATAG